CGTAAGACGCGGGGAGATCCTTATGCTCGATCGCGTTTCCCGCAAAATCGTCTTTCGTTTCGGACGAATAGTATAAGACTTTTTCCATCGCTTTATTCCGCAGCGCAGACGGGTTCGCCTTCCGGAACTTCCCGCGGGGCTTTCAAAACCGACTCGATCATCGCTTCCATTTTGTTCATGCAGACGTCGAGCGGCAAAACGCTCCCCGCTTCCTTGTATTTCTCCTTATAGGATTCGAGGACGTTCGGATGCTCGATCAAAAAGTCGATCTTATGCGCGAGCGTCTTATAATCGTATTTTCTGAATTTGACCCAAGGATCGGCGGCAAATGCTTTCGTCGCGCTCTTCTCGGAATCGCAGATCAAGGCGACGAGCCCCGCGGCGATCGCTTCGGTGCAGGCGATCGCTTCGATCTCGACGGTCGCCGTGTGGACGTACAGATCGGACGTCTTCAAAATGCGAATGAGTTCGTCTTGCGGGTGGAAGCCGAATTCGCAATCGACGCCGAGCCTCCGCGCGAGACGCTCGTACTTCTTTCGATTCGGGCCGTCCCCCGCGAGAATGACGCGGATCGAATCCCTGTGATCGGAGCGTCCGACCGCGCGAAGCAAGGTTTGTTGCGCTTTTTCGTCGCTGTATCGACCGCTGCAAACGATCGTAAACTTTTCGTTCTTTTCCCGTTTTTCCTTCAACGGCTCGAAGAATTTCGGGTTCACGCCGTTCGAAATGACGTACGCGGG
This genomic window from Clostridia bacterium contains:
- a CDS encoding glycosyltransferase, whose product is MKIAYICDVLGEANNGTVIATINFINRLRESGHEVYIVSSDKSRIGEKDHYYVKSVNFGRFLNRVLEKNGVTLAKPNKPLLREVIGKADLVYIEIPFALGAAAVKIARELGKPIAASFHCQAENFTAHFFLMNSRLANHLTYRVFYKNVFRHCSAIHYPTAFIKKVFYDHTGIDVPAYVISNGVNPKFFEPLKEKREKNEKFTIVCSGRYSDEKAQQTLLRAVGRSDHRDSIRVILAGDGPNRKKYERLARRLGVDCEFGFHPQDELIRILKTSDLYVHTATVEIEAIACTEAIAAGLVALICDSEKSATKAFAADPWVKFRKYDYKTLAHKIDFLIEHPNVLESYKEKYKEAGSVLPLDVCMNKMEAMIESVLKAPREVPEGEPVCAAE